A part of Chanodichthys erythropterus isolate Z2021 chromosome 4, ASM2448905v1, whole genome shotgun sequence genomic DNA contains:
- the unc93a gene encoding protein unc-93 homolog A yields MKKLTSRTTKNVLVVSFGFLFLFTAYGGLQSLQSSLNAEEGMGVISLSVIYGTIILSSMFLPPIMIKNLGCKWTIVISMGCYVAYSFGNLAPGWASLMTTSAILGMGGSPLWSAKCTYLTISGNRHSQKANKKGQDLINQYFGIFFFIFQSSAVWGNLMSSLIFGQDSNIVEVPEENLKFCGVATCFDNFTVIGNTTRPAKHLVNTLLGCYIGVGVLAMIFVAIFLDDIDKGLAREFRKTKGNVSFCSTFLATFKLLRDPRLLLLIPLTMYSGFEQSFLSGEYTKNYVTCALGIHYVGFVMICFGAANSLCSFAFGRLAEYTGRIALFCLAAVTNLGCFVGLLYWEPHPDQLPVFFVFPALWGLADAVWQTQTNALYGVLFADNKEAAFANYRMWESLGFVIAFAYSTFICLSTKIYIALAVLALTMVTYLYVEYNEYKNPTPPVTDDYSKPEKADHKELNEKDIISQTKL; encoded by the exons atgaaaaagcttACGAGCCGAACCACCAAAAATGTCCTTGTGGTTTCTTTTGGATTTTTGTTCTTGTTCACAGCATATGGAGGGCTGCAGAGTTTACAG AGCAGTCTCAATGCTGAGGAAGGAATGGGCGTTATATCTCTCAGTGTCATCTATGGAACCATTATTTTGTCCTCAATGTTTCTGCCTccaataatgataaaaaatctGGGCTGTAAATGGACTATCGTCATTTCTATGGGTTGCTATGTGGCATATTCCTTTGGAAATCTTGCGCCAGGCTG GGCGAGTCTGATGACCACCTCTGCCATTCTGGGTATGGGAGGTTCACCGCTGTGGTCTGCAAAATGCACCTATCTCACAATAAGTGGAAACAGGCATAGCCAGAAAGCCAACAAGAAAGGCCAGGATCTCATAAACCAATATTTTGGCatctttttcttcattttccaATCTTCTGCGGTATGGGGAAACCTTATGTCATCTCTCATATTTGGCCAGGACTCTAACATAG TCGAAGTCCCTGAGGAGAACCTGAAGTTCTGTGGTGTGGCAACATGCTTTGACAATTTCACCGTCATTGGAAACACAACCCGTCCAGCAAAACACTTAGTGAACACACTACTAGGCTGCTACATTG GTGTGGGGGTTCTGGCCATGATTTTTGTGGCAATATTCTTGGACGACATAGACAAAGGTTTGGCCAGAGAATTTCGGAAGACCAAGGGGAACGTATCATTTTGCAGCACCTTTCTGGCTACCTTCAAGCTCTTGAGAGATCCCAGATTGTTGCTGCTCATCCCATTGACCATGTACAGTGGGTTCGAGCAAAGCTTCCTCTCTGGCGAATACACAAAG AACTATGTGACTTGTGCGTTAGGAATACATTACGTTGGCTTTGTGATGATCTGCTTCGGTGCTGCTAACTCTCTGTGCTCGTTTGCGTTTGGGAGACTGGCTGAATACACTGGAAGAATTGCCCTCTTTTGCTTGG CTGCAGTGACAAACCTGGGTTGTTTTGTGGGTCTTTTGTACTGGGAGCCTCATCCAGACCAGCTGCCTGTGTTCTTCGTGTTTCCGGCCCTCTGGGGATTGGCAGATGCTGTGTGGCAAACGCAAACCAATG CACTTTATGGTGTTCTCTTTGCTGATAACAAAGAAGCAGCATTTGCCAACTACCGCATGTGGGAGTCACTTGGTTTTGTGATAGCCTTTGCTTACAGCACATTCATCTGCCTGTCCACCAAGATCTACATTGCTTTGGCTGTTCTGGCCCTTACTATGGTAACTTACCTTTACGTTGAGTACAACGAGTACAAGAATCCAACTCCACCAGTGACTGACGACTACAGTAAACCAGAAAAGGCCGACCACAAAGAATTGAACGAAAAAGATATTATTTCCCAGACAAAATTGTAA
- the LOC137019166 gene encoding plasminogen-like, whose translation MKVHKAVLLGLFLLTGFLRGQTQSTEECIQCSGENYRGKISTTMSGFTCQRWDSQKPHNHGYIPSALPDKYLEENYCRNPDGEPRPWCFTTSPSKRWEYCSIPRCTTEPPTIVPELTCASGEGSSYRGTIAETVSGKTCQDWASQSPHNHSKTSENYPCKGLDKNYCRNPDNERSPWCYTTDPDTRWEYCSVPSCGDQPRPEEPVIPEGEACYEGDGTSYRGAMSETISGKKCQFWTSMEPHRHSKTPQSFPKADLRRNLCRNPDGDRAPWCFTTDPTVRWEYCNIERCDIKPSSREPPTNPSVAASSPSLSSPSPEIDCKVGNGASYRGPTSTTITGVTCQAWSSMTPHQHTSFTHETHPDKGLDSNQCRNPDSDVNGPWCYTTDRNKKWDYCQIPDCDSLKCGQPSVKPKRCFGRIVGGCISKPHSWPWQISLRTRTKIHFCGGTLIDAQWVLTAANCLERSESPSAYKIFLGIHTERANEASKQERDVTKIIKGPAGTDIALLKLDRPALITDKVLPVCLPEKDYIVPSNTECYVTGWGETQGTGGEGFLKETGFPVIENKVCNRASFLNGRVKEHEMCAGNIEGGTDSCQGDTGGPLVCYAQSTFVLQGVTSWGLGCANAMKPGVYTRVSKFVDWIERSMKENQSNEKELKTILE comes from the exons ATGAAGGTTCACAAAGCAGTTCTTTTAGGTCTATTTCTTCTAACAG GTTTCCTCAGGGGCCAGACCCAAAGCACAG AGGAATGTATACAGTGCAGTGGAGAAAACTACAGAGGCAAGATCTCCACCACCATGAGTGGATTTACCTGCCAACGCTGGGACTCTCAAAAACCCCACAACCACGGATACATCCCTTCAGC TCTTCCTGATAAGTACTTGGAAGAGAACTATTGCAGGAACCCCGATGGAGAGCCTAGGCCCTGGTGCTTCACCACCAGTCCATCCAAACGTTGGGAATACTGCTCCATTCCACGATGCA CAACTGAACCACCCACAATCGTACCAGAACTTACCTGTGCAAGTGGAGAAGGTAGCTCCTACAGGGGCACAATTGCGGAGACAGTGTCAGGAAAAACTTGCCAGGACTGGGCATCCCAAAGTCCCCACAATCATTCCAAAACTTCAGAGAACTACCCTTGCAA AGGCCTTGATAAGAACTACTGCAGAAACCCTGATAATGAAAGAAGTCCATGGTGTTACACCACAGATCCAGACACCCGCTGGGAGTACTGCAGTGTGCCAAGTTGTGGAGATCAACCTAGACCTG AGGAGCCGGTGATCCCTGAGGGTGAGGCATGTTACGAAGGTGATGGAACCTCCTACCGTGGTGCCATGTCAGAGACCATCAGTGGAAAGAAATGCCAGTTTTGGACATCCATGGAACCTCATCGACATTCCAAAACACCTCAGAGTTTCCCTAAAGC AGATCTGAGGAGGAACCTGTGCAGGAATCCAGATGGTGACAGAGCCCCTTGGTGCTTCACCACAGATCCCACGGTTCGATGGGAGTATTGCAACATCGAGCGGTGTGACATCAAGCCCAGCTCACGGGAGCCTCCTACCAATCCATCAGTGGCTGCATCTTCTCCATCTCTATCTTCTCCTTCTCCAGAAATAG ATTGTAAGGTTGGCAATGGAGCAAGTTACCGGGGTCCCACATCTACTACTATAACGGGAGTGACCTGCCAAGCATGGAGTTCTATGACCCCCCATCAGCATACCAGTTTTACCCATGAAACGCACCCAGACAAGGGTCTAGATTCAAAT CAATGCAGAAACCCAGACAGTGATGTGAACGGACCTTGGTGCTATACAACGGACCGAAATAAGAAGTGGGATTACTGTCAGATCCCAGACTGTG ATAGCCTGAAATGTGGACAACCTTCAGTAAAACCTAAGCGGTGCTTTGGGCGGATCGTTGGGGGGTGTATTTCCAAACCACACTCCTGGCCTTGGCAGATCAGTCTTAGGACAAG AACCAAAATCCATTTCTGTGGTGGAACGCTAATTGATGCACAATGGGTCCTAACTGCAGCCAACTGCCTAGAGAG GTCTGAGAGTCCATCTGCCTACAAGATCTTCCTTGGAATCCACACAGAACGTGCAAATGAAGCATCCAAACAGGAACGAGATGTTACTAAGATTATTAAGGGGCCAGCTGGAACTGACATCGCTCTTCTCAAGTTGGACAG GCCTGCATTAATAACCGATAAGGTACTGCCTGTGTGCCTACCAGAGAAGGACTACATTGTACCAAGCAATACTGAATGCTATGTAACAGGCTGGGGGGAGACACAAG GAACTGGTGGAGAAGGTTTCCTGAAAGAAACCGGCTTCCCTGTAATTGAGAACAAAGTCTGCAACCGTGCATCTTTTCTGAATGGCCGTGTGAAGGAGCATGAGATGTGTGCAGGAAACATAGAAGGTGGAACTGACAGTTGCCAG GGTGACACCGGTGGGCCTCTTGTCTGCTACGCACAGAGCACCTTCGTCCTTCAGGGAGTGACATCATGGGGTCTCGGCTGCGCTAACGCCATGAAACCTGGAGTGTATACCCGCGTCTCCAAGTTTGTTGACTGGATAGAACGCAGTATGAAAGAAAACCAGAGCAATGAAAAGGaactgaaaaccatacttgagtaa